A single Antechinus flavipes isolate AdamAnt ecotype Samford, QLD, Australia chromosome 5, AdamAnt_v2, whole genome shotgun sequence DNA region contains:
- the ATN1 gene encoding atrophin-1 — MKTRQNKDSMSMRSGRKKEAPGPREELRLRGRASPGGVSTSSSDGKAEKSRQTAKKARAEECSTPKTSKQGRNEEISESEGEETNAPKKTKTEPELPRPQSPSDLDSLDGRSLNDDASSDPRDIDQDNRSTSPSIYSPGSVENDSDSSSGLSQGPAHPYHPPPLFPPSPLPPDSNPRPPEPGFEPHSSVPATDYHSTMESPGPRMFQAPSGPPPHSQLYSGGTGGGILSGPPLGPKGGGAAPPVGPPSGAKQHPPPTTPISLSGPGSGGPPPKPPPTPGGVGNPPPAPPAPFPHVAPNLPPPPALRPLNNAPASSPGLGVQPLPGHLPSPHAMGQGMGGLPPGPDKGSSLAPSPHPIPPVSSSAPAPPLRYPYASSCNSAASSSSSSSSSGPPYPASQALPSYPHSFPPPTSLSVSSQPPKYTQPSLPSQAVWSQGPPPPPYGRLLPNNGNAHQASFPAPNSGQGGGHPPGPPAHHHHQQQQQGPPPPQQQQAAPQQQHPPPGGTAAPAAPGPYPHGLEGSSHHSHPYSLSPSLGPLRPFAPGQAHLPPPHGQGPGPGPGPYGSQVGPGGGAAVTATPSSSSSSTSSSSQGPYPCSHASPSQGPAGAAPYAFPPVTSASATLSTVIATVASSPAGYKTASPPGPPTYAKRAPSPGAYKTSTPPGYKPGSPPAFRTGTPPGYRGASPPAGPGAFKPGSPAVGPPGLPALPPGPGAATATAPPLSAAQIKQEPAEEYEAPESPTPPARSPSPAPKVVDVPSHASQSARFNKHLDRGFNSCARSDLYFVPLEGSKLAKKRADLVEKVRREAEQRAREEKEREREREREKEREREKERELERSVKLVQEGRAPVECPSLGPVPHRPPFEPGSAVATVPPYLGPDTPALRTLSEYARPHVMSPGNRNHPFYVPLGAVDPGLLGYNVPALYSSDPAAREREREARERDLRDRLKPGFEVKPGELEPLHGVPGPGLDPFPRHGGLALQPAPPGLHPFPFHPGLGPLERERLALAAGPALRPDMSYAERLAAERQHAERVAALGNDPLARLQMLNVTPHHHQHSHIHSHLHLHQQDAIHAASASVHPLIDPLASGSHLTRIPYPAGTLPNPLLPHPLHENEVLRHQLFATPYRDLPASLSAPMSAAHQLQAMHAQSAELQRLALEQQQWLHAHHPLHSVPLPAQEDYYSHLKKENDKPL; from the exons ATGAAGACTCGACAGAACAAAGATTCA ATGTCAATGAGGAGTGGACGGAAGAAAGAGGCCCCTGGGCCAAGGGAAGAGCTGAGATTGAGAGGCCGGGCCTCCCCTGGTGGGGTCAGTACCTCCAGCAGTGATGGCAAAGCTGAGAAATCCAGGCAGACTGCCAAG AAGGCCCGAGCAGAGGAGTGCTCCACCCCAAAGACCAGCAAGCAGGGTCGTAATGAGGAGATCTCAGAGAGTGAAGGCGAGGAGACAAATGCGCCCAAGAAGACCAAAACCGAG ccGGAGCTGCCAAGGCCACAGTCACCCTCTGATCTAGACAGCCTGGATGGCAGAAGTTTGAATGATGATGCCAGCAGTGATCCAAGGGACATTGACCAGGACAACCGAAGCACATCCCCTAGCATCTACAGCCCTGGAAGTGTGGAAAATGATTCTGACTCATCTTCTGGTTTATCCCAGGGTCCTGCCCACCCTTATCATCCTCCCCCACtctttccaccctctcccctaccCCCAGATAGCAATCCCCGTCCTCCAGAGCCTGGCTTTGAACCTCACTCCTCAGTGCCGGCCACTGACTACCACTCTACCATGGAGTCCCCAGGTCCTCGGATGTTCCAGGCCCCATCTGGGCCCCCACCTCATTCACAGCTCTATTCTGGGGGAACTGGAGGGGGCATCTTGTCTGGGCCCCCATTAGGTCCCAAGGGGGGAGGGGCTGCCCCTCCTGTGGGGCCTCCTAGTGGAGCTAAACAACACCCTCCACCCACTACCCCCATTTCGCTATCAGGCCCTGGATCAGGTGGACCACCTCCTAAACCACCTCCCACCCCTGGGGGGGTGGGTAATCCACCTCCTGCTCCCCCAGCCCCATTTCCCCATGTGGCCCCCAACCTTCCTCCTCCACCCGCCCTTCGGCCCCTCAATAACGCCCCAGCCTCATCTCCTGGCCTTGGGGTCCAGCCACTGCCCGGgcacctcccttccccccatgcTATGGGGCAAGGCATGGGCGGACTGCCCCCTGGCCCTGACAAAGGCTCCAGCTTGGCCCCCTCCCCTCACCCCATCCCTCCTGTGTCTTCCTCTGCCCCAGCCCCCCCCTTGAGGTATCCCTATGCCTCCTCCTGCAATTCCGCTGCCTCTTCcagttcctcctcttcctcctcggGGCCTCCATACCCTGCCTCCCAGGCGCTGCCCAGTTACCCGCACTCCTTCCCGCCGCCCACCAGTCTGTCAGTCTCCAGCCAGCCCCCCAAATATACCCAGCCATCACTGCCCTCACAGGCCGTGTGGAGCCAGGGCCCCCCTCCGCCCCCTTACGGCCGACTCCTGCCCAACAACGGCAACGCCCACCAGGCCTCCTTCCCCGCGCCCAATTCGGGCCAGGGTGGGGGCCACCCCCCGGGACCCCCggcacaccaccaccaccagcagcagcagcagggccCGCCGCCCCCCCAGCAGCAACAGGCTGCCCCACAGCAACAGCATCCCCCGCCGGGGGGTACCGCGGCCCCGGCCGCCCCCGGGCCTTACCCGCATGGCCTTGAAGGCAGCTCCCACCACAGCCATCCCTATTCGCTGTCCCCGTCCCTGGGACCCCTGCGGCCATTCGCTCCCGGGCAGGCACACCTGCCCCCGCCCCATGGTCAGGGCCCAGGCCCGGGCCCAGGTCCCTATGGTAGCCAGGTGGGCCCGGGCGGCGGCGCTGCTGTCACAGCCACCCCATCCTCGTCTTCCTCTTCGACCTCATCCTCGTCCCAGGGGCCCTACCCTTGCTCGCACGCGTCGCCCTCCCAGGGCCCTGCCGGGGCCGCCCCGTACGCCTTCCCGCCGGTCACCTCGGCCTCGGCCACGCTCTCCACGGTCATCGCCACCGTGGCCTCCTCCCCGGCCGGCTACAAGACGGCCTCTCCTCCCGGCCCTCCAACCTACGCGAAGCGGGCCCCATCCCCAGGGGCCTACAAGACCTCCACGCCGCCGGGCTACAAGCCAGGCTCTCCCCCAGCTTTCCGTACGGGGACCCCACCAGGTTACCGTGGGGCCTCACCTCCCGCCGGTCCTGGGGCTTTCAAGCCGGGTTCTCCAGCCGTCGGGCCCCCCGGACTGCCCGCGTTACCCCCGGGCCCGGGCGCCGCCACGGCCACCGCACCCCCGCTCAGCGCGGCCCAGATCAAGCAGGAGCCGGCCGAAGAGTACGAGGCCCCCGAGAGCCCCACGCCCCCAGCCCGAAGCCCCTCGCCCGCACCTAAGGTGGTGGATGTGCCCAGCCACGCCAGCCAGTCGGCCCG GTTCAACAAACACCTGGACCGCGGCTTCAACTCGTGCGCGCGCAGCGACTTGTACTTCGTGCCGCTCGAGGGTTCCAAGCTCGCCAAGAAGCGCGCGGACCTGGTGGAGAAGGTGCGGCGCGAGGCGGAGCAGCGGGCGCGCGAGGAAAAGGAGCGGGAGCGGGAGCGGGAGCGCGAGAAGGAGCGCGAACGCGAAAAGGAGCGCGAGCTCGAACGCAGCGTG AAGCTGGTTCAAGAGGGCCGTGCCCCAGTGGAGTGCCCATCCCTGGGCCCAGTGCCCCACCGCCCACCCTTTGAGCCCGGCAGTGCAGTGGCCACAGTGCCCCCTTATCTGGGGCCTGACACGCCCGCCCTGCGCACGCTCAGCGAGTATGCTCGGCCCCATGTCATGTCTCCCGGTAACCGGAACCACCCCTTCTATGTACCCCTGGGTGCGGTGGACCCGGGGCTCTTGGGCTATAATGTCCCAGCCCTCTATAGCAGTGACCCAGCTGCTCGGGAACGGGAGCGTGAAGCCCGGGAACGTGACCTTCGAGACCGCCTCAAGCCTGGCTTTGAGGTGAAGCCTGGAGAGTTGGAGCCTCTGCATGGGGTCCCTGGGCCGGGCTTGGATCCCTTTCCTCGGCATGGGGGTCTGGCCTTGCAACCCGCCCCACCTGGCCTGCACCCCTTCCCGTTCCACCCAGGCCTAGGGCCCTTAGAGCGGGAGCGGCTGGCTCTGGCAGCTGGGCCAGCCCTGCGGCCAGATATGTCATATGCAGAGCGGCTAGCAGCTGAAAGGCAGCATGCAGAGAGGGTGGCAGCCCTGGGCAATGACCCCCTGGCCCGGCTGCAGATGCTCAATGTGACTCCCCATCACCACCAGCACTCCCACATCCACTCCCACTTGCATCTGCACCAGCAGGATGCCATCCATGCAG